A region of the Nitrospiraceae bacterium genome:
GGAATCAGCGAGGCGCATTGGGCGATACCCACCCATAGCGCGGAACGCGGCGTCACCTCCAGCAACTCCTTCGCCTGCACCTGCTGACGCCGACCCTCCACCACCAGAATGATGATGCCGCCGATGATCAACGAGGCGGCGACCGTAGCCGGCGAAAATAAATGGGCTTTGATCCATTTATGGGCGACGAATCCCACGAGCGCAGCGGGGAGAAACGCCAGGCCGAGCCCGAACAGAAACCAGAGGTTGGGGTACTGGGTGATGGAGCTCCGGAGTACCGCGCCCAGCGGCGCACCTTTCCGCTGCTGCATGAGCGCGCGAAAAGCGCTTTGCTCCCGCAAGGCGTTGGACATCAGCGCCGCGAGCTTGGTCCGCTCATAGGCGATGATGGCGAGAATGGCTCCCAGCTGAATCGAGATCTCCACGTTCGACGCGATGTCCCCTGTAAACCCAAGGGCGTGGCCCACCAGAATCAAGTGGCCGGTGGACGAGACGGGGAGGAATTCGGTCAAGCCTTCGATGATGCCGAGGATTACGGCGAGTTCAGGGCCCCAATTGGTCATGAGATCGTGATCGGGTTGGTGTGGGTCAACGGGTGAAATTGCCGAACGGTGAATGCATATTCCCAGAGTGTCCCAGCGCAGTCAAGCACAGGTGTGATTCATTACGCTCGACGAAATCCGCCCGCGGATGCGGAGGTGCGTATCGGCCTCGGCGCAATCCGCAAATCTGTTGACAAAGTTTGGATGATGGCATACACACAGGTAAAGGAAGCAGTCCGATCAGTTTTGATCGAACAGGGGAGGGTCGCATGAGGCAAGTGTGGATGGCAGGGCTTGCGCTCGTCAGCGCGGTGGCTGTCAGTGGGTGCGTGGCGGAGAAGAAGTATCACGAAGCGCTTGCCGATGCCGACGCCGCCAAGGGCGAGTTGGAGCGTGCGCGCTCGCAGAAGAACGCGTTGGAGCAGCAGGTCAAGACGCTCAAGGATCTCAACGCGAAGTTCGGGTCGGAAATGCAGGCGGCCCGGGACGAATTGCAGCGCATCGAACACGGCCGCGACAAGGAACGGGATACGATCGAGGTTCGCACCAAGGAACTGGAAGACAAGATCAAGCAGTTAAGCGCGCAGAACCGCAGCATCCGAACCGAATACGAAGAAGCTCGCCGGCACAACGAGCAACTGAAGTCGCTGGTGGCGCGCTACCAGAAGGAAATGAAGGATCGGCGGCCGATGTCGTCGATGAGCCCCTCCTCCTTCGGGGGTGTCTCGCCCGGCGCGGATGCCCCCGTCTCCAAGGCTCCGGCCGCGACGTCGCCGATGGCGAGTCCCTCGCCGGCATCGCCCTTGTCCTCTCTGTTGAACATCAACAAGGTGTCCTCGGCCGACTTGGTGCTGTCGCTCGGCATCGCGCAGGATGTGGCCGACCGGATCGTCAACAACCGGCCCTATAAGGTGAAGGGCGAGCTTGTCGCCAAGAACGTCGTGACGAAGGATGTATTCGACGGGATCAAGGATCGCATCACGGTTACACCGTAGAAGATACGTTCTGTAGGCGTGAGTGTTCACGCCCTCCGAAGGCCGTTTGCCGAACCCGGCAAACGGCCTTCGTGTTTTCAGCGCTTTGTCGCATATCGGAGCGATTCGGTCCTGCGCTGTGTATCCCTGCTGATTCGCCGCCCCCTTCTTGCTACAATGACGGACCAATTACGAAGGATGTGGTTCATGCGTCGTGTCGGGCTCATTGTCGGGGTGATCGCGATCGGATTGGCGATTGCCGGTTACGTGTTCTTCAACGGGGAACGCAAGCCGCCGATCCGCTACCGGACAGCCGGTGTCGAGCAGGGCACGATCGTCTCGTTGGTGACAGCGACCGGTACGATCAATCCCATCACGACCGTCCAAGTCGGCAGCCAGGTCTCGGGCATGATCGAAAGCCTGCAGGCCGATTTCAACTCCAAGGTCAAAGCCAACCAAGTCATTGCGCGGATCGATCCCTTTCCCTATCAGGCCAAACGTGATCAGGCTGCCGCCAGTCTGGCCAATACCAAAGCGGCGTTGGACAAGGCCCGCATCGACCTCGCCCAACGGAAGCGCGAATTGGACCGGGCCAAGGCGCTGGTCGGCCAGCAGTTCGTCTCGCAGAACGAGCTGGATGTCGCGCTGACGGCTTTTGAAGGGGCCACGGCGCAGTTGAAGGTGACGGAGGCAGCGGTTAAACAGGCCGAAGCTCTGCTGCAGTCGGCCGAACTCGATCTCAAGTACACGGTGATCCGTTCTCCGGTCGACGGCGTAGTCATTTCACGTCAGGTGGAGGTCGGTCAACGGATCTCGGCCAGCTTTGCCATCCCGACGCTGTTCCTCATCGCCGAAGACGTCAACAAAATGCAAGTCGACACGAACGTCAGCGAAGCGGATATCGGCGGGATTACCGACGGCAAGCCGGCTTCGTTCACGGTAGATGCTTACCCGGGCGAAGTCTTTCAGGGGCGGGTTCGGCAAGTGCGCAATGCTCCGATCAACGTGCAAAACGTGGTCACCTATGACGTGGTGGTGGAGGTCGACAATCCCAACTTTCGCTTGAAGCCCGGCATGACGGCCAACGTAGCGATTGTGGTGGCCCAGAAAGATCATGTGATGAAGGTCCCCAATGCCGCGCTCCGCTTTATCCCCCCGAGGACGGCTCGAGTCGAGGCGGCGCCGGCTGATTCAAACCATTCGACCGGCGAGGGTAAAGTCGCCGGGCGGAAGACCGGTGGGGCCGAGCCGGGCGGCCGAGAGGCGGCGATCTGGAAACGAAACGATCAGGACGAGCTGGAACGTATTCCCGTGGCAATGGGCATTTCCGACGGGGCCTTCACGGAAATCGTGTCGACGGCCGTGAAGGAAGGCGAACAAGTCGTCGTGGGGATCGACATGCCGAGAAGTGACCGAAAGGGCGGCGATCTTCCTCCAGGATTCGGCGCGGGGCAGCAGCGAGGGACTCGCAGGGATCGAGGGATCTAGCTTGTTCCTGACCCGGCGATGGAGCGGAGCCAGGTGATCCGGCCATTCCATGGGGGACGACAGGCACGATGGGCTCATTGATCCGCTGTGAAGACCTCTGGAAGGTCTACCGTGTGGGCGACGTGGAGGTCCAGGCGCTTCGAGGCGTGAATCTCACGATCGATCGCGGGGAGTTCGTGGCGATCATGGGCACATCGGGATCAGGCAAATCCACGCTGATGAACATCCTGGGTTGTCTCGACCAGCCCACGCGCGGGCGGTACGAACTGGATGGATTGGACATCGGCGCTGCGAAGCCGGACGTCTTGGCGGAAATTCGCAACCGGCAAATCGGCTTCGTCTTTCAGAGCTTCAACCTGATCCCACGTACCAGTGCGTTGGAGAACGCGCAACTCCCGCTCTTCTACCGAGGGTTGTCGCTCAAGGAACAACGGCAGCAGGCGGCTGCCGCCTTGGAGCGCGTCGGATTGGCCGGGCGCGAGCACCATTACCCTACGCAACTCTCCGGCGGCCAGCAGCAGAGGGTGGCGATCGCCAGAGCCCTGGTGGCTGCTCCGGCGATTCTCTTCGCCGACGAGCCCACCGGCAATCTGGATACCGAATCGAGCCGCGAGATCATGGGGATTCTCGACCGGTTGAACCGCGAGGATGGCATTACGATCATTCTGGTGACTCACGAGCCGGATATTGCAGGCTATGCATCCAGAGAGATCGTCATCAAGGACGGACAGATCGTGCAGGACATCAAACGCGTTCCCCGCCAGCTCACCGTCACCGAGTAAGACGCCATGTCGGCTTTCGTGTTTCTTACCGTGATGACGGCATTTCGAGTGCTCAGTCGCAATCGACTGCGGGCGGGCCTCACCATGCTCGGCATCGTCATCGGCGTGGGGGCCGTCATTGCCATGGTGAGCATCGGGCAAGGGGCGCGGGCTGCGGTCCAGGCGCAGGTCGCGAGCATGGGGACGAATGTGATCATCATCATGCCGGGTACCACGACCGTGAGCGGCGTCCGTGGCAGCCAGGGCGGCGCCGTCACCCTGACGACCGCCGACGGTCTCGACCTCAAAAAGCGTATTCCTCTGCTGACGGATACGGGCTGGGCCAAACGCGACGTGATGCAGATCGTCAACGGCAACCGCAATTGGAACGGGCCGGTCAACGGCGTCTCGGCGAGCTATTTTACGATTCGTGATTGGTCATTCAGCGGCGGCGGCCCGTTTACCCTGGCCGATGCGGAGAGCGGCGCGCGAGTGGCCTTGATCGGGCAGACGACCCTGGAGAATCTGTTCGATCCTGGGGAAGAACCGGTCGGGGCCACGATTCGGATCAAGAACGTGCCCTTTCAGATCATCGGCGTCTTGGCGCCAAAAGGTCAATCCGCCCAAGGCACCGACCAGGACGACATCATTTTCATTCCGTTCAGTACCGCCGAGCGCAAGGTCTTCGGCAGTCAGTTTCTGGGATCAGTCGGAGCCCTGTTCGCCTCCACCGAACGGACCGCGGATTTGCCCGAAGCCGTGGAACAGATTCGCGAGGCGCTACGGGCTCGGCATCGACTGCAGGAGGAGCAGGCGGATGACTTCACGATCCGAACTCAAGTGGACATCGGCCGAGTGCAGGAGAGCACGAGCGAGACGTTGACGGTGATGCTGTTCGCCATCGCGTCGGTCTCGCTGCTCGTCGGAGGCATCGGGATCATGAATATCCTGTTGGTCTCCGTGACCGAGCGCACGAAGGAGATCGGTGTCCGCATGGCGGTCGGCGCCAAACGCATTCACATTCTGATGCAGTTCTTGATCGAGGCGGTCACGCTGAGCCTGGTCGGCGGCGTGATCGGCGTGGTCCTCGGCGTCCTCGGTGCCCGCCTGACCACGATTGTGGCCGGCTGGCCGACCATCATTTCCGTGGACTCGATTGTCACCGCATTCTGCTTTTCCCTCGCCGTGGGGCTGTTCTTCGGGCTCTATCCCGCCAACAAGGCCGCTCGCCTGAAACCCATCGAAGCCCTCCGATACGAATAGGAGCAATCCGAGGGCCGTGCCTTCCAGGCGGAGCCTTCGATCCCGTATTCACTCGGCGGGATCGGAGGGAACGGCTCGAGAATCGCTCAGTGGTTGCGGGCGAAGGCGTGGGGAATGCTGTCGAGGATCGTGCGGATCGAGCGACTCGGCGCGTGCTCATCCTGGTTGCCCAAGTCGATCACCAGAGGAACGATGTAGGGCTCGCCCTTGGGGTCGTGGGTGATCGTGACGATCGGTTGATGCAGCTTGCGGGAATTGATGACCGTGACGACGGCCCGTTCCTTGGTGGTGAGTTCGACCACGGTGTAGACGGGATAGATTCCCATGACCTTGATAAACAGAGACACCAACCGATGGTCCAATTTGCCGTCCTGCCCTTCCTGAAA
Encoded here:
- a CDS encoding undecaprenyl-diphosphate phosphatase → MTNWGPELAVILGIIEGLTEFLPVSSTGHLILVGHALGFTGDIASNVEISIQLGAILAIIAYERTKLAALMSNALREQSAFRALMQQRKGAPLGAVLRSSITQYPNLWFLFGLGLAFLPAALVGFVAHKWIKAHLFSPATVAASLIIGGIIILVVEGRRQQVQAKELLEVTPRSALWVGIAQCASLIPGMSRSGSTIIGGLLAGLDRRVATEYSFFLALPTMIVATIYQMLKSQAVFTQQDYVALAIGLVVSFAVAWAVIAAFLTFVQRHTLRAFAYYRVILGIIVLLVVR
- a CDS encoding efflux RND transporter periplasmic adaptor subunit, whose amino-acid sequence is MRRVGLIVGVIAIGLAIAGYVFFNGERKPPIRYRTAGVEQGTIVSLVTATGTINPITTVQVGSQVSGMIESLQADFNSKVKANQVIARIDPFPYQAKRDQAAASLANTKAALDKARIDLAQRKRELDRAKALVGQQFVSQNELDVALTAFEGATAQLKVTEAAVKQAEALLQSAELDLKYTVIRSPVDGVVISRQVEVGQRISASFAIPTLFLIAEDVNKMQVDTNVSEADIGGITDGKPASFTVDAYPGEVFQGRVRQVRNAPINVQNVVTYDVVVEVDNPNFRLKPGMTANVAIVVAQKDHVMKVPNAALRFIPPRTARVEAAPADSNHSTGEGKVAGRKTGGAEPGGREAAIWKRNDQDELERIPVAMGISDGAFTEIVSTAVKEGEQVVVGIDMPRSDRKGGDLPPGFGAGQQRGTRRDRGI
- a CDS encoding ABC transporter ATP-binding protein, which encodes MGSLIRCEDLWKVYRVGDVEVQALRGVNLTIDRGEFVAIMGTSGSGKSTLMNILGCLDQPTRGRYELDGLDIGAAKPDVLAEIRNRQIGFVFQSFNLIPRTSALENAQLPLFYRGLSLKEQRQQAAAALERVGLAGREHHYPTQLSGGQQQRVAIARALVAAPAILFADEPTGNLDTESSREIMGILDRLNREDGITIILVTHEPDIAGYASREIVIKDGQIVQDIKRVPRQLTVTE
- a CDS encoding ABC transporter permease encodes the protein MSAFVFLTVMTAFRVLSRNRLRAGLTMLGIVIGVGAVIAMVSIGQGARAAVQAQVASMGTNVIIIMPGTTTVSGVRGSQGGAVTLTTADGLDLKKRIPLLTDTGWAKRDVMQIVNGNRNWNGPVNGVSASYFTIRDWSFSGGGPFTLADAESGARVALIGQTTLENLFDPGEEPVGATIRIKNVPFQIIGVLAPKGQSAQGTDQDDIIFIPFSTAERKVFGSQFLGSVGALFASTERTADLPEAVEQIREALRARHRLQEEQADDFTIRTQVDIGRVQESTSETLTVMLFAIASVSLLVGGIGIMNILLVSVTERTKEIGVRMAVGAKRIHILMQFLIEAVTLSLVGGVIGVVLGVLGARLTTIVAGWPTIISVDSIVTAFCFSLAVGLFFGLYPANKAARLKPIEALRYE